A single Struthio camelus isolate bStrCam1 chromosome 8, bStrCam1.hap1, whole genome shotgun sequence DNA region contains:
- the LOC104153219 gene encoding methylcrotonoyl-CoA carboxylase beta chain, mitochondrial → MWNNIALCSICKFSPSSTSSLFSRFQALHPVCKRKYKDFCKDEPAAQILQSWSCQVVKRTCNMLPSRLVSNKAKYRQYTKTYPVLDGCIPTIYQHVFEENLRNSEAVIRRYSELLEKVSKGGGEDAILRHTQRNKKLFVRERLKMLLDDESFLELSPLAGLNMPYGDVPAAGCLTGIGKICGIWCVFMANDATVKGGTIYPIGVKKQLRAQEVAMQNRLLSVYLVDSGGAFLPLQSELFPDKSDGGRIFYNEAIMSAMKIPQVAVVCGSCVAGGAYVPTMAEETVIIDKIGTLFLAGPPLVKAATGENVSPEDLGGAQLHSKVSGCSDHFASSEKQAYECVRNIISTLSYEPLPEEFIEYDGPLYSSDELLGLAPQGYSYTLPVKLILSRLMDGSRFQEFKADYGTTLVTGFGHVEGHLVGIVANNGELSHDASLKGCHFVQLCGQRSIPILFFQNTAPHAAEPTSISQAEAHTNRLKAQASMMAAVACAAVPKITIVIGGCYGSESYVMVRDSIKCGRSFSPNFLFLWPNARVALVDSRHFFAIPKAEDSDCKGDESELNHLKEKLEEESSAFYSSARLWDDGIILPQNTRRVVAQCLEITKQHKYQVISPCQYPIIRM, encoded by the exons ATGTGGAACAACATCGCTTTGTGCTCCATTTGCAAGTTCTCCCCTAGCTCCACATCTTCACTGTTTTCAAGATTCCAAGCTTTACATCCTGTATGCAAAAGAAAGTATAAGGACTTTTGTAAAGATGAACCAGCAGCACAGATACTACAGAGCTGGTCTTGTCAAGTTGTGAAAAGGACATGCAATATGCTTCCCAGTCGTTTAGTAagtaataaagcaaaatatagaCAGTATACAAAAACTTACCCTGTTTTAGATGGATGTATCCCAACTATATATCAACATGTGTTTGAAGAAAATTTAAGGAACAGTGAGGCCGTTATTCGAAG ATATTCAGAATTGCTAGAGAAGGTCagtaaaggaggaggagaagatgcCATCTTGCGCCATACGCAGAGAAACAAGAAGCTGTTTGTTCGCGAACGCTTGAAAATGCTTCTTGATGATGAGTCTTTTCTTGAGCTGTCTCCTCTGGCAGGCCTCAATATGCCATATGGTGATGTCCCTGCTGCTGGATGCCTTACTG GAATTGGAAAAATCTGTGGGATCTGGTGTGTCTTCATGGCAAATGATGCAACTGTAAAAGGAGGAACTATTTATCCAATTGGAGTGAAGAAGCAATTGAGAGCTCAGGAAGTAGCAATGCAGAACAGACTTTTATCTGTGTACCTAGTTGACAGCGGGGGAGCATTCCTACCACTACAG TCAGAGCTGTTTCCTGACAAGTCAGATGGTGGCAGAATTTTCTACAATGAAGCAATAATGTCTGCCATGAAGATCCCTCAG GTGGCAGTAGTGTGTGGCTCCTGTGTAGCTGGAGGTGCCTATGTTCCAACCATGGCAGAAGAAACTGTGATTATAGATAAAATTGGTACGCTGTTCCTTGCTGGCCCGCCTCTGGTAAAAGCTGCTACAGGAGAAAATGTCTCTCCTGAGGACCTAGGAGGAGCCCAACTTCATTCCAA AGTGAGTGGCTGTAGTGACCATTTTGCATCTTCAGAGAAGCAAGCCTATGAATGCGTTCGAAATATTATCTCAACGTTAAGTTATGAGCCTCTGCCGGAGGAATTCATAGAGTACGATGGTCCTTTGTATAGTTCTGATGAGCTCTTGGGGCTGGCACCACAAGGTTATAGCTATACTCTTCCTGTAAAATTG attcTGAGCCGTCTGATGGATGGAAGCAGATTCCAGGAATTCAAGGCTGATTATGGAACAACATTAGTAACAGGATTTGGCCATGTGGAAGG GCACTTGGTGGGGATAGTGGCTAACAATGGGGAGCTTTCTCATGATGCTTCTCTCAAGGGTTGCCATTTTGTACAGCTGTGCGGTCAGCGGAGCATTCCTATCctctttttccaaaatactgCTCCACACGCAGCAGAGCCAACAAGCATTTCGCAG GCAGAAGCTCACACCAACAGATTAAAAGCCCAGGCCTCCATGAtggctgctgttgcttgtgctgcTGTCCCCAAAATAACCATTGTAATTGGTGGATGTTATGGGAGTGAAAGTTATGTTATGGTACGAGATAGCATAAAG TGTGGGAGATCGTTCAGTCCAAACTTCTTGTTCTTGTGGCCTAATGCAAGAGTTGCTCTTGTGGATTCAAGACACTTCTTCGCAATCCCAAAAGCTGAGGATAGTGACTGTAAAGGAGATGAATCAGAACTAAACCAtctaaaagaaaa GCTAGAGGAAGAAAGCAGTGCATTTTATTCCTCTGCCAGACTCTGGGATGATGGAATAATTCTACCTCAAAATACTAGAAGG GTGGTTGCACAGTGCCTAGAAATTACAAAACAGCACAAGTACCAGGTCATATCTCCATGTCAGTATCCCATCATCAGAATGTAA
- the RPE65 gene encoding retinoid isomerohydrolase isoform X2, producing MTEKRIVITEFGTYAYPDPCKNIFSRFFSYFKGVEVTDNALVNVYPIGEDYYACTETNFITRINPETLETIKQVDLCKYVSVNGATAHPHVENDGTVYNIGNCFGKNFSLAYNIIRIPPLQADKEDPINKSEVVVQFPCSDRFKPSYVHSFGLTPNYIVFVETPVKINLLKFLSSWSLWGANYMDCFESNETMGVWVHVAEKKKGRLLNIKYRTSAFNLFHHINTFEDNGFLIVDLCTWKGFEFVYNYLYLANLRANWDEVKRQAEKAPQPEARRYVLPLNVDKADTGKNLVTLPYTTATATLRSDETIWLEPEVIFSGPRHAFEFPQINYKKYGGKPYTYSYGLGLNHFVPDRLCKLNVKTRETWVWQEPDSYPSEPIFVSHPDALEEDDGVVLSIVISPGAGPKPAYLLILNAKDMSEVARAEVEMNIPVTFHGLFKRA from the exons ATGACTGAGAAGCGAATTGTGATAACGGAGTTTGGCACCTATGCTTATCCAGATCCGTGCAAGAATATTTTCTCCAG gTTTTTTTCATACTTCAAAGGTGTGGAGGTCACTGATAACGCCCTGGTTAATGTCTACCCCATTGGCGAAGACTACTATGCCTGTACTGAGACCAACTTTATAACTAGAATTAACCCAGAGACTTTAGAGACAATTAAGCAG GTGGATCTCTGTAAATATGTTTCAGTTAATGGAGCAACAGCTCATCCCCATGTTGAAAATGATGGTACAGTTTATAACATCGGCAATTGTTTTGGAAAAAATTTTTCACTTGCCTATAATATTATACGGATTCCTCCACTTCAAGCAG ACAAGGAAGACCCAATAAACAAGTCTGAGGTGGTTGTGCAGTTTCCTTGCAGTGACAGATTTAAGCCTTCTTATGTTCACAG CTTTGGACTGACCCCGAATTACATAGTGTTTGTTGAAACGCCAGTGAAAATTAACCTTCTCAAGTTCCTTTCCTCTTGGAGCCTTTGGGGAGCCAACTACATGGACTGCTTCGAGTCTAATGAAACTATGGGG GTCTGGGTTCAcgtggcagagaaaaaaaaaggaagactccTCAATATCAAATATCGGACTTCCGCCTTTAACCTCTTCCATCACATTAACACCTTTGAAGATAACGGATTCCTTATCGTGGATCTCTGCACCTGGAAAGG ATTCGAGTTTGTTTACAACTACCTCTATTTAGCCAATTTGCGAGCGAACTGGGATGAAGTGAAGAGACAGGCAGAAAAAGCCCCTCAGCCTGAAGCCCGCAGATATGTGCTCCCCTTGAACGTTGACAAG GCTGACACGGGTAAGAATTTAGTTACCTTGCCCTACACAACAGCTACAGCAACTTTGCGCAGTGACGAGACCATCTGGCTGGAGCCAGAAGTTATTTTCTCAGGGCCGCGCCACG cCTTTGAATTTCCACAAATCAATTATAAGAAATATGGTGGGAAACCATACACCTATTCATATGGCCTTGGACTGAATCACTTTGTTCCAGACAGG CTTTGTAAGCTAAATGTTAAAACAAGAGAGACCTGGGTGTGGCAAGAACCAGATTCATACCCATCAGAACCAATCTTTGTTTCACATCCTGATGCCCTGGAGGAAGATGATG GGGTTGTGCTGAGCATAGTCATCAGCCCTGGCGCAGGGCCCAAGCCTGCCTACCTGCTGATCCTCAACGCCAAAGACATGAGTGAAGTTGCCAGGGCTGAAGTAGAGATGAACATTCCTGTGACGTTCCATGGACTTTTCAAAAGAGCGTGA